ATACATCACTAAATCTTTCTCAAACTGTTTCAGAGACCAAAATATGCACgtttttcaaaattcatattaaatCAGAAACTGTTAGCAAGAACAGTCCACTGAAGCTTTTACATTTTACAGCTCTATACTGTACAGCGGAGTTTGTGACTGGCCCTCTCCAAGCTGGCCTCCTATCTAACTTTAATACACTGCAGATAAGCTTAATTTCAAGTCTGTGTGTGTTAGTTTTGAGAACTTTTGGCCTGAAACAAATATGTAAGTGAAAATAGACTTTGGTCTAAAGTTATTTAAAATGAGTTAGGAGACCAGTCTGAAAACTCTACAATCTGATTGGTCTTTTCTAAGCACAGTAATGAAATCGACCAATGACAAGGTTTCTTTTCTCAGACTGGTATTCAAACTCAAGATTTATATCCTGAGACCCTAGAAATCATTGACCAAGAGCAAGAACAACACAGAATGGTCaaagaaacaataaataaatgaaatgctTATAAAAATAAAGCTTCAAATGAGAGACTGTGTACAAATCTTTGGACttgtgtaatatatatatatgtatatattatggcATCTTAAATAGAGCACTGACTCTAATGACATAAATTCAATAAACTTGAGCTCACAAATTGTTTTCTATTTCACACGTAAATTATATGGGGTGTGCACTAATTAAATCACGAGAAATAAAATCTCTTtcgttaaaatatcattttgttttcaacaacACAAGTTTTTCACTTATTCAAGGCCATCACTAATAACTTTCACTTAACTTTCTCATGGCTTTGATTCACATGTCATTGTTATATTATTCCAGCATCCCTCGCCACTATGTATTCTCATCTCGGACATTCCAACCAATCACAACCTATGTTTTCAACACAATGCCACATACTGGTATCTTTTTACAATCACCTCCAACACACAGAGTCCCCCTTCATTCACTTCACATTTCTGCAACCTGGGACCCTACTTTGTATTCTTCCATCTCTGCTTAGTTTTTCTTTTGCCCAATCACACTAATAATATTCGTTTATTTTcacacttttatttatttcacatagtaCCGTGCATATTGGGCATCATGCCAGCCCCCATCGCTGGTCCCATCGGGCCATAACCAGGACCTCCCGGATTACCCATCATGCTTTCCATCGGGGACATCTGACGGGGTCGACTTTGTGAATATAACTGTTGTTGAAATTGCTGAAATTGGGCACTTGAGTAACCAGGTGCACCTGGGCTTAGTGGGCCAGGCCCCATACCAGCCCCTGACATTCTCATCCCGGGACTTGGCTGTCTTGAATAGGGACCAGACCGTGACATACCTGGTATACCAGGACCTTGCATTCTTGGTCCCTGCATTGACATGGATCCTGGACCAGAGGGCATCATTGGGCTACCCATTGGCCCACTATATGGGGGACTATTATATGGCATATTTGGTCCCATATTGCCTGGAGGACCCCCACTCATAGGTCCCATAGGGTCATTCATAATACTATTTGACATGTTGCTCATTGAAGTCATTGGATTCCCACTCAAAGATGACAGGGCACACATTGGGCCACTCATACTAGTCATATTTGGATTCATTGGGTCAGGACTAAAGTTACCCCCAGTGAGAGGCAAATCTGGACTACCTCTTCGCATCATCATAGACTGCTGGACTGCAGGACCAATGGGACCAGTGAAAGGACTACCCCTTGATCCAGGGCGCAATGAACTCATAGGACCAGACCCTGGACCCATACCCATCATTGTGCTAGCATTCGGACCCATCCTGGGATCTGACATAGGACCCATGCCTCCAGGACCCATTCTCGGATCCCCACCCATAACCAGTTCTGGACCAGGGCCCATTCTAGCATCATGCCGAGCCATTCGAGGATCACCACCTGGACCCATAGGTCCCATTCTGGGATCTCCAGCCATAGGACCCATTCTAGGGTCCATCCTAGGATCTGACATTGACTGCCCACCAAATCTTGGATCTTGACCCATGCCCATGGAAGGCCCCATTCTACTATCACCCCCTGGGCCAGGACCTTGGCCTGGAGCAGATCCTGGCCCTGGCCCCATATTCGGGGGACCTGGACCATATGGACTACCCCCTGGACCTGGAAAATACTGCATTTTAGAAGTTGGCACTTTGCCTTCCATATTACCTCCTTGACCTGTAAAATGAGTCATAAAGTCTAAATCTGGTTTGCTCATGGGTTTATTCTCTGGAAGCATATTTGACTGACTTGCAGGCAGATACTGAATTGTATTTGGAGCTTTCTGCTGTATCTGTACATTAGCATTTCCCATTGAGCTAGGGGGAAACCCAGGGGAGCCCGGCCTTCCCGATGTAGGCACTTGTGGAGGATTCTGGGACTGAGCAAACGGTGATCGATTATTGTGCATGCCTGGCGGCATAGCCATGCCTCCGTAGTTACTGTCTTTCATATTCATATTCCCAGACTGAGGTTTGCCACTAGAGGGCATTCCAGAGCTAGGGGTCATGTTTGTAGTTTGAGTCACATTACTTTGGGACATACTACCAGTTTGTGTCATATTTGCTCCACCCATATTGGCGCCACTTTGTTGCATATTCATTTGAGTCTGCTCCATGTTCATTTGTTGCACTTGCATAGAGGCGGCGGAGCTGCTGCTACTATTATAATTGTTACCCCCACCCCCATGACCTACACTTTGTATATTAACTTGTTGAATAGACAGATTGGTATTCACATAAGTATTATTCACACTAGGAGTACTATGAGAAGTCTGCGATGTATTCGGAACCACCGACTGCGGTGTCTGTTGATTACTAACGGATTGCTGAGGCTGAGGCGTGCCGGGTCCAACCTGCTGTTGTTGCTGACTCTGCATTTGGATACTATGAAATGGTCCGCCCTGCATCATATGCTGCTGCATCTGATTGGATAAATTTTCTACACCTTTCGCTAAGTTAGCTAAACTAGCCGATGTGATGTTCGACAATGATGATTTTCCTGTTGGCGTTGTCGGAGAATTTGAGATACTACTACTATTTTgaggttgttgttgttgttgaggaTCATAATGAGAAAGGCGCATATTTGCTCCAGACATTGGGCTTGGCCCAGGACCCTGACCCGAACCCTGTGTAACATTAATTGGGCCTGGGCTTGCTAAAGGTCCACTGGAAGTCTGACTGGAGTTTGACATAGGGCCTTTATTAGATCCAGGTGCATGTAAAGGAGAGTTCACCATTTGATTATTTTGAGTATAATGGCTTGACTGGGACTCACTAGTGTTTGTATCACGATATGctgtgtttatttgttttgttatcgTCAGTTCCTGACCATCAAACTGGTTGAGATAACTAATATGCTGAGGAGAGGGTGTAGGTTGTAAGTTTTTACACAGTTCTTCCATGTCATCTCGTTTTCTCTTTGTTGACTGAGACTGTGCATAGCTAGGGGGCGGTTTGTTTGCTGACGCATTCGAACCAGAAACCTGGCCCCCTGGTGGCATTTCTGGCACAAATTGTTCTGGATTACCTGCCCTTTGTAAAGACACCTGAGAGTTTTTCATTCCATGAGAAGGCGGCATGTGTCCGCCCATGTTGTGATTCATCGGAGATCCTTGCTGCATCATTGGGTCCATTGCTGGGCCCATACCAGGCCCCATTGGGCCCATAGGGTCCATACCAGAAAATGATCCTTTCCGTTGATGACCAGGAAATGATAACGTATCATTTGGATCTGGACCTGAAATAATATATAGTGCATAAATATCTCAGATACAACTTTGTTTTGGCAATGGCATACAATGCAAAATGCAGCACAAGACTATGAATTGACAGATTTTCAAACCATGGGGGAAAGTGAATGTTTTTTGTGACAATCTGAAGGATGGCAGTGTGTCTCAAGTCATTCCTCCTCTTCCTTTTTCTAATTCATGCTaggaagttgtcatttacttgcaGAGCAACAGTCAGCATTGGCACAGAAATCAAGACCACAGATAAGGTTAAATGACtgccattatatatatataacactgaataaacaaaacaataatggATGCATTGATCAGTACAATAattaaaactagagttgtcacagaagtgacgaattatacccccacaatatggccttgtcacagaactaagcaaatgtcaaagctgaacttacttgacctttgacctactgacctcaaaatcaatagaagtcatctgctggtcatgatcaaccaccctatgaagtttcaaggtcctctgcccaagcgttctcaagttattgtccgaaaaaggtttaaatgttccagtcactctgaactttgacctttggaactcaaaatcattaaaggtcatctgctggtcatgaccaacttccctatttagtttcgtgatcctagtcccaagcagtctgaagttattgtccgaaaacagtttaaatgttccgagtcactgtgaccttgacctttgacctactgacctcaaaatcaataggggtcatctgctggtcctaaccaacctccctatcaattttgcatgatcctaggcccaagcattctcaaattatcatccggaaactgtttaactgtttcgtattattgtgaccttgacctttgacctactagcctcaaagtcgaacatgacctgtattcaatcatgttacacctgtgtacaaaaatttatgatcctagacccaagcgttctaaagttatcatctggaaaccgtttaactattccaagtcactgtgaccttgactgttgacctactgacctcaaaatagaacttgacctgtatttcataatgttacacctgtgtactaaaatttatgatcctaggcccaagcgttctcaagttatcatccggaaaccatttaactgttccgagtcactgtgaccttgacctttgacctacagacctcaacgtcgaacttgacctgtattttatgatgttacacctatgtaccaaaaattatttaaatcggtcaagccttcaTGAGTTAccgtaaaaacttgaatatatgacgcagtttttttacgatttttttcattttcttaaagggATGCGTAATATATACCAAGgtagagcttcaaacatttttttccagcttgAAAACCCGAAAATATCGGCGAAAATCGGACAGTTTTGtcaactgtcatgtgtttacattttgggccGTGCTTTTCTAATATCCTCTTGAGGAGCGTTTTATTGGGCGGGTCTAAAAACACGTACGGAACAGAACCTGTGATGATATACGGTAATTTGTGAgtttaaattatttgtatttgtaaatttaattaataagtatcgtacatatccagagcaccggataatgtgtcagtttaataattaggcaaaatacaaaatttcgcggTTCCGGGTTGTTGGTGTTTGATcgttaaaatcattatctttcaaggatgctcaaataaattgcaattaaaacatatcgtttgttatttctttatttccagcaaATTATTACTGATCAATATAGCAGCTCgtacattgttaaacaaacacGCTAATTAGCCGTGATGTGCCCATAATTATGAGAAGTTTGTTCGCACGTCTGTTAAAGTGCTAAGGTGTTGACAGCTTGAGAAAGTTCTCAAATACTTtagaaagaatttgtctgtcagttattgtcactgttgtctataaccgattatgcagcaattgtgattttcacgagaaatcgtttttacgcatgccgctaatggccgatttcgactttgtaaaaaaaaacgttttcgaCTGATTTTTCGGTGCGTGATATAttccaatgtaagcatttttcccaagattttgatacaagatcggGGGTGCGTCATATACATGCTAGCGtgatatattcaagtttttacggtatcatccggaaaccgttttactgttcagggtcaccgtgaccttgacctttgacctactgcccccaagttcgaacttgacctgtattttctgatgttgtacctgtgtaccaaaaattatttaaatcggtcaagcctttcaagagttatcatccggaaaccatgaaaactgacggaccgaccgaccgccaagctcactcctatataccccccccccccccccccccacttcattttgtgggggtataactaCACTCAAATGATTTTACTTATTCTTATTACAACCTAGTTTGATTCATCAAATCAACAACAGTAGGTCAGATCACATTCTAAAAGTTTCATATTGATCTGGCAACAAATGGAGTCAATCTGCATGGCTGCAATTTACAAAcactaaaatcaaaattaatttttggaTCATTGGTTCAAAAAtaggcaaaatattttttctcttaaagtatctACTACCACTCTTGTAGACctttagaatgatgtataatatCAATGGTATTCtttaactagagctgtcacaatATGGCCCTGTCAGactgtcacagaagtaagccaatgtcaaagttgaacctcaaaatcaatagggtcctTGTTTCTGAAGCCCTGCACTGGACGTTtggcatactgacctcaaatcaactagagctatcactgaaggtgatgaatgtaccccccccccccgcatgcactgacacagtacattgcaatttgacgcacacaagactgcataattatgtggactgtaagtatgaagactctatgtatatagcatagtaacaaaaaacaatatgccataactctgcagaatatttatctaaaagaacgaaacatgcaccatgcacaagtagggttggtactgatcacttgtgtgaagtttcattaaattgtgtgcatgggttcaggagattatgcgcgcacaagattgcatatgcagactgtatgtatatagtatagtaacaaaaatcaaagtcctgtaaccctgcaaaatttctgaaagaacctaatgtgcaccatgcacaactactgttgttactgatcacttgtgtgaaatttcattaaattgtgtcatggggatgaggagagttggtgcgcacaagattgcatatgcagactgtatgtatatagtatagtaacaaaaatcaaagtcctgtaactctgcaatttgtttttttctgaaagaacctaacatgcaccatgcacaactactgttgttactgaacacttgtgtgaagtttcattaaattgtgtcaaggggatgagaagagttggtgcgcacaagattgtgtctttgtatatagtataataacaaaaaacaaagtcccataactctgcaaaaaaaaattctgaaagaacctaacatgcatcatgcacaactactgttgttactgatcacttttgtgaagtttcattaaactgtgtcaaggggatgaggagagttggtgcgcacaagattgtgtctatggacagacagacggacagacagacagacaacctgaaaccagtatatcccccttacaactttgttgtcggggggtacaataattatGGGTTATTTACCAGTcgtaagtgacctccgtatcaaatgtgatcttagaccaaaatGTTGTCTAGATATCTGGCAaaaaatgtgatcttgacctttgacctactgatctcaaaatcagtagggatcatctgctggtcatggtcaatctccctattaagtttcatgaacctaggcccaagcattctcaagttatcgtccagaaaccttttaactgttcaaggtcattgtgaccttgacgtatgacctactgacctcaaaatcaagaggggtcatctgctggtcatgacaaacttaagttttgtgatcctaggtccaagtgtctcaagttattgtctggaaacagtttaagtgttctgggtcaagatgaccttgacctttgaccaactaatctcaaaatcattagggttcatctactggtcatgatcaacctcccttttaagtttcgtgatcctaggcccaagccttctcaagttattgtccggcaaTGGTTTAAGTGTTCCGGGccactgtgatcttgactttgacctactgacctcaaaatcaatagaggttatatgctggtcatgaccaacctcccaatgatcctaagcccaagtgttcttgagttatcatccggaaatcgattggtctacataccaaccgaccgacagacatctgcaaaacaatatacccatcctTCTTCGAAGGGGCATAATAATCATAACAATAATTTTATgccaaatgccatttttttttttttacaaaaaacacgtttaaataaatgtttagaaGACTTCAGTTTAGCCTGAATATGTGAGTCACTTTAAATGTTGTGCAAATATATCTGCTATTCAcaaagattttttgttgttgtgtcaCACCGTCACAGGCAACTTTACAGCTTTTTTAAGGTGGAGCAAgactccaggcattatttcaggcatgggctgGCCCCTCAGTAGAATCATCGACCTCcagttagccagctggatggatttcTCAATTGACCTTGACCACTCATCCACAGAGACCCCGTATTCACAAAGTAAGTGCATTAAACAAAGGGTATTACTTATAGGAAAATGTTTGTGAAAGCATTACAAATACATCAATCTTAATTCCTCCAATATAATAAGTAACTAGGCAGGTCTGTTCATTAAAACTCTATGACTCTTACTTTGATATTACtgctagtttttttttcctaGGTTGCACTCAGCGTGACAccaaacataaacaagaaaatatctgtgaaaccaatggatgctccccaaaatttgcatattaaaagaacaaagtggaatttactgactgggcacatatagttAACTGATGTTGAATgatcaaagggcaatatctcattgaaaaatcattccaatggataatgaagaaaatatgcacaCCTCCTCTCGAGAGTGAAGCGTCCTATCaatttttgctgaattccaggcagtggttgctgagaaatactcctgaTTTTGATGGAGCTATAGTTTACTATTATTGactaatcaaagggcaataaatcagtAACAAACCATCTAACCGAAATACGAAGATAATTACACAcctcctcttgatagtaaagcttcctatgaggtacagctaaattccaaccagtggttggtgagaaatactccggacaagaattttgCTGTAGTATAGCAGGCTGTTGAAAAACTGAAGtgcaataactctgtgaaaaatcatccgactggAACACCAAGACAatttgatagtgaagcttcctataaagtttcgctaaattccaaccagtggttgctgaaaaATACTCAGGACAAGAAATGTGGCGACTATATGCTTCTTCTTTGGGGAGCATAAAATCTCACTGGGAAGTGCACTAAGTAGTAATTATAGACAAACTGCAGGAAATACCTCCACTTACTTTGTACTAGTCACTGTCTTCTTATATTACTAAGTTAAATTTCTTACCTGAGACAGCCACAGAAGGGGAGCCCATGGGCCCGTTCATGTTCGGTGAGGTAGGAGATCCCATTCCAACAGACCCGTGACGTTGTTTTTGAGCAATCGAACTGTAATAAGATGGTGGAGGCTGTCCTGGCCCCATTGGCGGGCCGTTAGGGCCCATTTGGGGACCGTTCGGGCCCATGGGTGGCCTCTGTTGTTGCTGCTGATGTGCCCTCTTTTCCGCAATATATTCTTGCTGGAGTCTCATCCACTCCCTTTGTGCCGGAGTCAAATTTTGCATGTTTTGTGGATGAGGCCCAGGGCCAAATTGTGACATACCCTGTGACATCATAAATTGTTCTTGTGACATCATTTCCTGTCTAGATTCCATCATTCCATGTGGGGAACCCATCATATTTTGTTGTGACATCATTGCACGTTTTGACATCAGATTTTGTTGATACATACTCATATTTCCCCCCATATCCCCTGGCATCATACCTTGACCCCCAGGCCCCTGCCCAGGGGGAAAACCTTGTTGACTTCTTTGCTCAGGAAACAACATTTGTTGAAGTTTACGTATACTAGCCAAATGCTCTTCTCTCCTTTGTAACTGTTCAGGAGTCAAATTTTCATTCGGAACTTTACTTTGCATTAGGTTCATATTATTCATTTGGCCACCAGGGCCTCCAAAATCTGGATCAAACATTCGTTCATCCATCATCATTTGTGAGAAATTAGGATTATTCGGCCCCATCATCATTCGGGGATCTCCATCGTTCATACTGAGTCCTTGCTCTTGTAAGTTTTGATTCTGCTGCTGTACCCACTGTGCAACACTATTTGATGAATTTGGGCCTGGCCCAAAACCCATAGGGCCTGGTCCTCCTGGCATCCCACCCATTGGACCCATAGGGTTATTCATCATACCCATCTTACTGCGCATACTCTGCATGTTGTACATACCAGCACCAGCACGCATCTTtggatttttctgaaagaaaaaaatctacacAGTCAGACAAAGTAATTCTCAAGTTTTGCTATAAAAGATAACACAACAATCAATAAGTGACATGAAATCACAGTTACGCTTCTGCTGTGTAATTTCAGGAATAACATACTCACTGAAATGAAAATGGATAAACAATTACATTTCTTCAAGTGAAACACACATTGTACATAATACAGTTCTTAAGTATTCATTACATGAAACAGAACAATAATTGTTTTCATtactatatattttatgttactttGTCGTTGTCTTATTAAGAGGATTGAATTCAGGTCAATAACAATTATTTCACCTACCCAAGGGTCTGCACTAAGTAAAATGTCAGGCATAAATTGAAATCTAgacagaacaagagggtcatagtGGCCCCAAGTTGGTAACCTAACCTTGACTGTCTGACGCTGAATATGTGTATGACACACTGCAACACAAAGAGTAACAACTGTGCTTAGTATTAACTGTTAgtccctaaaaggagccaagtgccaTCACCTGAAAAGACTTGGGACTGGACCTtacaatgatactacagaccaaagtttcatgaagatccattaagcagttcatgtgaagaagtcatttaaagctttttttttctattttaagctctagccaCCCCTAATGGGGCAAACTGCCctacatttgaacaaatttgggaaatGACCTTATCAAGATGCTAAAGATCTGATGaaatcaagcagttcataaaaaGGAATTATTTCAACATATTTCTCTTCAGCTCCAGCTAACCGCCCTCCTTTgatttgtttgttagtttttggtttagcaatatttttcaacaggcacttaaccagtgttccttgattttgtaccagtactaacctgttctctgttCGTAGCAGCCAACTTTTCCATGTGCATCAGAGATGGAGGAAAAAATGGCACAAGacttttatcaaagataacaaaTAGTTCACCGAAGGATGATACACATAACCTCATGATCAGTAGATCTATGCTCTTCCcattgagctaagcaggtgggctGCTCCCcacttttgaacaaatttagcaGAGGCCcttttaatgatgctacagaccaaatttgataaaaatctatTAAGTGGTTCATAAGCAGTTGTTCAAAGGTATTTTTGTCTTTATATCTTGCAGCCTCTAAAAGGCACCCAATGCctctatttgaataaattttggaggggacctaataatgatgctacagacttagtttcataaagatccatccagtggttcatgaaaataattgtttcaaggtatttctatttttcagctctagtagcccctaaaaggggtcaagtggaacaaactgaaatatcaaaattgaaagaGCACATTGCCAGAATGCTACCAATGTTTTTTTGCGATTttgaccagcagtttcagagaagatatCTATGTAAAATTGTGGAAGATGAACTTTGGACAATGGATATTGGACCATCCTCCTACAATTATAGCTCACTCTGAACTCTTGGTTCAGGTGAACATTTCCCACATTTTAAGAATATAACCGATGCAGAGATAAGGGGAAAAATCTTTTAGCAGCCTGAATCTGTCGGCACCCACTTGCAGCCAGTAATCTAACGTCAGCACTTTGCACTTTAAAATGTACAAGCCCTTACTTAACATCTAAACGTTTACGTGAACAGTTATTAGCAGTATAAGCCTATCCTCACATTAAACTAGGGCTATCACAAAAGGTGATTCATACGCCCACTTTCATACAGGGAATGTTAAATGTTGTCATTGACGTTGATCATATTGAACTGGATTATGCACTATGCATATCGACTTCGTTCTACTGGTCATGTGCTCTAcaaatcatcttgatgaggtttgCAATTGATACTAATCCTATGAAAATCTTCGAAGttgtttagaagatatggagtgaaaaaaaagttgaactatttgacctttggcctcagtgtaaccttgaccttgaacgtCTACTCATTATGACAAAGTAAATATTTGATGCTAGTTTAAAGAATATCTTCCAAGCCCTTTCAGGAATGTGGAGCAGAcacaaagttaagctatttgacttTGActaccaagtgtgaccttgaccttggacataGTGACCTCGACTGTGTGCTGTGCAGATCCTCTTGCCTAGGTGAATAACtgaaaatcttcccagcagtTCTGAGAATAAAGTGGACACGAATTATGGAGAGATGCACTAACACAGGATTCCAATTTAGCTCCTAAGTACTTTGTATCTTTGGGTATAATAACTATCTTCTTAGCCAACTGTTAGACAATCTATTAAATTCAACAGCAGTGCAAAGCTCAATAGTAAAAGTTTCTTATTCAATCAAGCTGTCACAAAAGGTCTTAACCGAAATGTATGTAACAGTTTCCAGCCAAGTCCATTGCAGATTTCATATATACTtcccaatttttattttatttttgttgggtttaacgtcgcaccgacacataggtcatatggcaactttccagcttctcatggtgtaggaagaccccaggtgccacttcgtgcattatttcatcatgagagggtacctgggtagaaccacagacctcccgtaagccagctggatggctccctcacatgaagaattcaacgccccgagtgaggcttgagccaacatcgatgaggggtaagtgagttgaagtcagcgaccttaaccactcggccaaagaGGCCCCTATATACTTCCCAAGCACTCCGTCTTGGCAGACATTAATAGTAACATTAGCAATCTATATAAACAGCACTGAACGGTAGTCGAGATATCAGCTGCACAAGGGAATCAAACCCAGGTCACTAGCACTGtggtccaacctgctaaccactacATCACTGACTAGCCTGTCACAGGAATGATATATTAATGGCTAAACAGAAGACTGTCTTAACTCACTATACTGACGAAATGTATTTTCATCattaaaggggcatgcctctatatgaacattaaaatttctaattttttttttaacagatgtTGGTATTCCAAAGAATTAAAGCtgaattctttcctttttttaaatcaCAACTGCATGGAGGCTTCAAACATATTGTATAGATTAAATTACTGTTGAATGAATGAATCCTCTTCTGAAttac
This Mercenaria mercenaria strain notata chromosome 17, MADL_Memer_1, whole genome shotgun sequence DNA region includes the following protein-coding sequences:
- the LOC123537191 gene encoding collagen alpha-1(III) chain-like isoform X3, which gives rise to MRAGRSMLVTMHTTSPAIMSLEQSKSCVEEDNDGDVLKQETQDLAGLLSSPDTKTRDNGTPSNIKSEHNSANNADIKEEVKEEVSVKNEPGNPGSVGKMPNGDVNPDLDKKVGTPGDVKPPDKAKQEQNGNPNTPVIADQMQSPAAMNQMHRGNMSMAMSPGAAGMGQHMGPQMPPGGPSMGPGPGPGPGMPGSQPGMMGPMGPGGPMGPGPNGPMGPGPNGGPPQQQKNPKMRAGAGMYNMQSMRSKMGMMNNPMGPMGGMPGGPGPMGFGPGPNSSNSVAQWVQQQNQNLQEQGLSMNDGDPRMMMGPNNPNFSQMMMDERMFDPDFGGPGGQMNNMNLMQSKVPNENLTPEQLQRREEHLASIRKLQQMLFPEQRSQQGFPPGQGPGGQGMMPGDMGGNMSMYQQNLMSKRAMMSQQNMMGSPHGMMESRQEMMSQEQFMMSQGMSQFGPGPHPQNMQNLTPAQREWMRLQQEYIAEKRAHQQQQQRPPMGPNGPQMGPNGPPMGPGQPPPSYYSSIAQKQRHGSVGMGSPTSPNMNGPMGSPSVAVSGPDPNDTLSFPGHQRKGSFSGMDPMGPMGPGMGPAMDPMMQQGSPMNHNMGGHMPPSHGMKNSQVSLQRAGNPEQFVPEMPPGGQVSGSNASANKPPPSYAQSQSTKRKRDDMEELCKNLQPTPSPQHISYLNQFDGQELTITKQINTAYRDTNTSESQSSHYTQNNQMVNSPLHAPGSNKGPMSNSSQTSSGPLASPGPINVTQGSGQGPGPSPMSGANMRLSHYDPQQQQQPQNSSSISNSPTTPTGKSSLSNITSASLANLAKGVENLSNQMQQHMMQGGPFHSIQMQSQQQQQVGPGTPQPQQSVSNQQTPQSVVPNTSQTSHSTPSVNNTYVNTNLSIQQVNIQSVGHGGGGNNYNSSSSSAASMQVQQMNMEQTQMNMQQSGANMGGANMTQTGSMSQSNVTQTTNMTPSSGMPSSGKPQSGNMNMKDSNYGGMAMPPGMHNNRSPFAQSQNPPQVPTSGRPGSPGFPPSSMGNANVQIQQKAPNTIQYLPASQSNMLPENKPMSKPDLDFMTHFTGQGGNMEGKVPTSKMQYFPGPGGSPYGPGPPNMGPGPGSAPGQGPGPGGDSRMGPSMGMGQDPRFGGQSMSDPRMDPRMGPMAGDPRMGPMGPGGDPRMARHDARMGPGPELVMGGDPRMGPGGMGPMSDPRMGPNASTMMGMGPGSGPMSSLRPGSRGSPFTGPIGPAVQQSMMMRRGSPDLPLTGGNFSPDPMNPNMTSMSGPMCALSSLSGNPMTSMSNMSNSIMNDPMGPMSGGPPGNMGPNMPYNSPPYSGPMGSPMMPSGPGSMSMQGPRMQGPGIPGMSRSGPYSRQPSPGMRMSGAGMGPGPLSPGAPGYSSAQFQQFQQQLYSQSRPRQMSPMESMMGNPGGPGYGPMGPAMGAGMMPNMHGTM